ACGTCGAATCCGGAGCCGATGCGATCGAGCCGCTCCGGGATACGCTTGCGGCGGGGCGGCTTGCCGTTTTGTTCCTGCGCACGTCGGTCATCGAATATCACGAAGCGTTTCGCGATGCGTCCGCGCGCCAGCATATCGTGCTGCTGCACGGCCTGGATGAGGTACGGCAAGCGGCTTTCATCGCCGATACGGCGTTTTACGATAACGCCGGCAGCGTGCAAACCTTTTCCGGCGCGATTCCGCTCCCTTTGCTTCGGGAGGGGCTGACCGGCTGCGCCTCGTTCGAAGCCGCTCCAGGCCGCGAACCGCTGCCCGAGCCGAGGCGGGTTCAGGAAGCGCTCGCACGGATGGACGCGTTCGTTCGCGGCCGGGAGCTGCCCGGTGGCCGCTGGCAGGGCATGTCCGCTTACCGGGCGCTGATGGACAACCTCGCCAATCTGAGCGACCTGGAAGACCGTATTTTTACGGACATGTGCAAACACGCGTATTACGGCTTGCGGATCGGCGGTGTCGTCCACCAGCTTGAATATTTTAGTCGGTTTCTGGCGCGGCATAGACACCGGTTCGAACGGATGGACGAACTGGCCGCAGCTCTGGAGGAGCTGCGCAAAGACTGGAGGCCCGCGTTAATGCAGCTGTACAAAATCGGCCTGTCCGTGCAGCGGCAAAAGCTCGCCTCCTTGCAGGAGCGGTGCATCTCGCTGCTGGACCGGCATGAGCGATTTGTTCGGGAACTGCTTGACGCAGCACGAACGATGCGTACACGCGAATCGGCACTGCTGTAATACAAAGAAGCTGTTGTAACGGTGGGTGGTTTCGCAGTCGTTGCATATAGCAAAATGAGGACCACGGTAACGGTCCTCATTTTTTGCGGGCAGAGAATGATGTGATTAAAGAAGTTTAACCGTATGCGGCGGGTTGTGAACGGCTGTGCCAACGACGACAACCCGTTTTCCTTTTTTGAATTTTTGAAGGACGACCGGAATTAATTTTCCTTTTACGATTCTATTAATAGTGATCGACGCGTTATCTTTAGTGGCAATATAGATTGCGCGGCCATTCCTGAAAACCCTTTTCCAGTTTTTGTCGAAAATAAGATCCTCATTGCTAAGGTCGGACAAAGTAAAATTTCGTTTGAAAATGACTGCCATGTTATACCACCCCCTCGCGTTAAAATATGCTTTCATGAATAGCCATGCTTGTACAATTAACTATATTTCTTGTGAAATATCAGGGTTGGCGGAAATAATTGCTTCTGTCATTGTCCAAAGCCTGGGCAAGAAACGGCTCACATCTGCGGCGCGGCTGATGTAGTCGTCGGCAGCGGAGAAGCCGAGGTCGGTCATGATCTCCTTGAACGCCGGTTCATGTTCTTTTTGCAGATGGGGTGCGTCTGCGGCGAATATTTTATGGCAGCGGGCGAAGGTTGCCACCATCCAGAACACCGCTTCGCGGTGGCGGCCGGAAAGGATAAGCTCGCGGCTGCCGTCGATGGCGATGGGCCTGGACGACGGAGTTACGTCCGTGCTGAAGAAAAACGGAGTTTTGGCAGCTGATGCGGCGGCGTCGAACGTGCTTGCGAGCCCCTCGAGATGATGGTCGGTCCGTTCCGGTGTCATACGGGCGCAGCCCAAAAGCTCCAGCAGCTCGGAATAGAATCCGGATAAGCCGTACCGGTCAAGCACATCTTGAGCGGCAAGGTAACGAAGCCGGACGGTGGGATTGCGGAGCGCGGCGACAAGCAGCATATGGGTCGTTATCCCGGTCGGAAACAGCCATGACGTCACCAAATCGTGAAACGGCGCTGAAGTATCGATGGCCCGCAGTCCGTTTTCGATTTTTTGCCGGACGTTCTCACATCTCCGGTATACCCAATACCGCTCGGCGAAACGGCGCGACACTTGCTGCTGCAGCGTGCGCAGATGTCCGGCAGGATCGGAGATGATCGTATCCGTACGGAAGCTGCCTGCCAGATGGTAAGACTCGAGAACTGCCTCGGCCGAGGAGAGCTGGTTCGCAGATAAGTACGTCGCCTCCACTAGCACGCCGTCGTAGCGGAACTTCCCCGGTTTGAGCGGCGGTTCCGCATGCGCGGTCGCGATCACGACATCGATGTCCGACGCCGCAGACAGCTGCGCCTCGTCCGGCAGCCCGACCGTAGAGCCGCTGAAATAGGCACCCCGAAACCAACTCTCCCCGCTCGCATACCGCATAACCCATTCGGCCGCTTTCATACGCGCAGTTCCGACGTTCATAGAGATCATCTCCCAACGGTTTTATGTGATGATTGTTATTATAATCAGACATACAGAAAATGGTAGTCTGTTTTTTGCGGCAAATATGCGTTATGATGTAGAGGTAAGGTTCCGGGTAACAATTCCACTCTGCCTTGATAGCCTCGACATTGGTACTTCGCGACGATACTTCCGTCTATCCGCAATTCATTTTTACTCAATAATATTGGGGTCTTTATGGAAAAAAGAATTAAACTGAATGGCAAAAGGCAGCCGATCATTCAGAACGGCTGCCTTCGTCTTTATCGCTAATATACAGTAACTTCCACTTGTCCGACATTCATTATATTAAATGTTTTTCTGCTGTCAACATAAGCTCATATATTTTTCGTGCCGTATTTACATTCCTGATCGTCATTTGTTGATACAATTTCGTACCAACCAACTTTGTCATGCTGCCTTTAGTCACGTTTATTTTGTCAATCGCCCACAGAATCGCGCCTGGAGCGTATTTCACCGTTTCAATCTCCGGTTTGAAGGTCAGCTTCTCAAGAACGGATTCGTCATTGATATCTTCCCATAAAAAAAGGACGTCGCTTCTCATTTTGTCATCGTTTGTCCATTGATCGGGGAGCGAGGACATCACTTTTTTCATGTCTTCCAAACTAAGCACCAGTACCTTGATTTGCAATCCGAAGGTTTCCAGAATAGCTTCTTCGAGAATATGCGCTATATCATTTTTGGAATGTTCGGTATTTGTAAAAATGATATTGCCCGAATTGATATAAGTTACGACGTTCTTCATACCGGCTCGTTCGAATGATTGTTTAAGTATTTTCATATCCACTTTGTTGTTTCCGCCGACGTTGATCCCGCGTAGCAGAGCAGCATAGACCATTATTACCTCCTGTATTGGTACGTTTTATTACGTAACCATTGATAACGAACGCACGTTCTGTTGGTAGTATACCATATAGCACCAATTAAACAACAGGCTGTAGACGAGGGATTTGGAGAAGAAATTAGAGTCCTATGCTCCTACAAAAAAGGGGAGACGTCTCCCGACAAGACGGTTCACAACCCCGGATAATGAGCTGTTCATTTACCCGTCTTACCCGGCCAATTCATTAAAAAGAAGTTCCCGGATATCAAATTCAAGCATCTTCATTGGGACAATTCGGGCAGGCAGGTCAAAGACCTGATCGCTGCCGGCACAATACTCCCACGAATCTGACAATTTACAAGACAGGTGCTAAAATAAACCATAATAGTACGTACAATATTCGTCATGTAAGTGTGGGAAGGGAAGCGGAGACAGCACTTGAAACAATCGGGATCGAAGTCGAGGAGTGTTACATCCATTGCGTTATCCGCTCGGGATTATGGAATCCTCTAACTTGGGCTGATAAAGAAACGCTGCCCGATCCGGCTCAAATATTGGCAGATCATGTCGATCTGCCGGGAGCGGACGCCGCTTCCATCGCACAAAGGCTGCAGGAAAGCTACACAAGACGGCTTTACTAAGCGAAGGGGGATTTTCAAATGTCGATCATCAAAGTTTTGGATCGCGGTTATGTGCGTTTGGTGGACCATATGGGGTCTGACCTTACTGTCGTAAATGCGGCCCGTGTATCTTACGCCAAGCAATCGCTGGAGTTAAGCGAACGGGATGTCAAGCTGATCAAGTTTCTCGCACGCGAAGGGCATACCTCGCCGTTTCGGCATGCGATGACACAATTCGAGGTCTACGCTCCGCTGATGGTAGCCAGACAGTGGTGGAAGTATGTCGTCGGTTCAGCTCATTACGAAGGAACCGGCGATAGTCTGGAAGCGTGGAACGAATCCAGCCGCCGTTATATTACGGAGGAACCGGCTTTCTATATCCCGAAAGCGGGCGAGTTGAGAGCGCAGCCCGAAAACTCCAAGCAAGGCAGCGGAGACGCGATCGCGTGGGAGCTTGGCGAGAAGCATACGCGGGAACTGATGGCGTATGTGGAGGAGGGAATTTCCAAATACGAGGCGGCTTTGGCGGACGGGATTTGTGCGGAGCAGGCGCGCCTGTTCCTTCCCGCATACGGGATGTATGTACGGTGGTATTGGACGGCTTCGCTGCAATCGGTCGCTCATTTTTTGGCGCAAAGACTGGAGCATGATGCGCAAAAAGAAACTCAGGAATACGCTAAAGCCATTCTGGAGTCGGTTCGCCCGATATTTCCCGTTTCGCTCGAGCAGCTATTGTCCGATTAGTTTCGAAGAGAAATGGAAGGATTTTCAACTTCGATATAGAACTTAGTGTATGATCGCTTTTCCGAATAAAAAAGGAGGAGAAACTTTATGGAAGCTCGTCCGCAAACGAACGAATACGCACCGATTTTCGGCATGTACGTCAATGCGGTTCCGGAGGGGAACATCGTGCATATTTTGCGTTCCAACCTCGATGAATTGGTATCTCTGCTCGAGCCTCTCAACGAAAAACAAGCCGAATTCCGCTACGCCGAGGGCAAATGGAGCATCAAGGAGGTACTCGGCCACATCACGGATAACGAGCGGGTATGGACTTACCGGCTGCTGCGCATCGCACGCGGCGATAACCTGACTTTTCCCGGATACGAGCAGGAACAATTCGTGCGCGAGGCGCAGTTTGACCGGATATCGCTGCGGGATTTGCTTGACGAGTTTATTTATACAAGGCGTTCCGCCGCACTGCTTCTGCAAGGTCTTCCGGAAGAGGTGTGGCTGAAGGAAGGACAGCTTTATCACAATAAATTGACCGCTCGCGCCGCGGCATGCGTCATTGCCGGACATGAGATCCATCATCGGAACATCTTGAAGGAACGTTATCTTTCACAATTATCCGTCTGACCTCTGCGCCCAAAGAATGGGACCGGATCTTCCGCCGCGTACGGCGGTCCGGTCTCTTGTTTTTTCTTTAAGAGCGTGTTCAAAAAGGTACGTCGCTTCGAAGTAGGGGAATGCTTCCGGTCACTCTTGAGATCGTAAATTTTTTTAAATAATATAAAGTGGATTATTTACGATCTCAAAGGCGAACGCTGGCGCTCCTCCAGCATACCCCTAAACTCCTTCGCTCGCTTTTTGAACACACTCTTTAGGGATTTCTTTTTCATAAGGAAATCGGTAAAATAGATGGGCGAAGAAATGCGAAATCAAGGAGCGATGATCTTTTGAAAACACTCATTATTGCGGAAAAACCGGATATGGGGCGGAATATCGCTGCCGCAATAGATCCTAAAGCAAAAAATCACCGTTCATATTTGGAAGGCGAAAAATATATCATCACGTGGGCGATCGGACATTTGATCGAGCTGGCCGAGCCGGACGCTTACGATGAAAAATATAAAAAATGGAACATCGCCGATTTGCCGATTATCCCCGACCAGTTCAAGCTCGTGCCCAATCCGAAAACGAAGGATCAGCTCAAGGTGATCGCCGAACTGGCCAAGCGGAGCGATATGCTCGTTAACGCATGCGACGCCGGGCGCGAAGGGCAGCATATTTTTTCGCTGATCCAGCGCCATCAGAAGCTGAAGCATCCCGTCAAACGTCTGTGGATATCGGACTTGACGCCGGAGACGATCCGCAAAGGGTTTGCCGAGCTGAGGGACGGCGCGGAATTCGAGAACTTGACGAAGGCGGCGCGGGCGCGCAGCGAGGCGGATTGGCTGATCGGCATGAACGGCTCGCGGGCGTTTACGACCAAACATAACGTGCTCATCTCCGTAGGCCGGGTGCAGACGCCGGTGCTTGCCCTCATTTACGACCGGCAAAAACAGATCGAAGCGTTCTCTTCTCTCAAGTTTTATGAGCTGGAGGGGCACTTTCTGCAGCAGGGCGACGTGTCGTACAAAGGGATGTGGCAGGGAGAGCGGATCACCGATCCGGCCAAAGCGCAGGCGCTCGCCGCCAAGGTGAAGGGCAAGCCGGGCCGGATCGCCTCGTACGAGGTGAAGGATACGAAGGAGTACCCGAACAAGCTGTACGATTTGACGCTGCTACAGCGCGAAGCGAACGGCAGATACGCCTTTTCCGCGAAAAAAACGCTCGATATCGCTCAGTCGCTGTACGAGAAACATAAGGTCATCTCGTACCCGCGGACCAATTCCAACTACGTGACGGAGCAAAACATTCCGGAAATGCATAAAGCGCTGTCCGCCCTGCAGGGTACCGCCTATGACGAGTTGGTTAAGGGCGCGAACCGCAGCCTGGTGCATACCGGTAACAAATTCATCTGCAATCCGGCCAAGGTGGAGGACCACCATGCGATTTTGCCGACGAACCGCAAAGCTTCCGGGCTGAACCCGGACGAGCAAAAGCTGTACGACCTGATCGTGCGCCGGTTTTTGTCGCAGTTTTATCCGGCGGCGGAATACAAGGTGCACACGGTGCTGACCGAAGTGGAAGGCGAAACGTTCAAAACGACGGTCAAGGAGCTGCTCAGTCTCGGTTGGAAGGTCATTTACGCCGACATGAAGAAGGAAAAGCCGAAAAGCAAGGGCAAGGAGAAGGAGGAAGAGGAAAACGAGGAGATTGAGGTGAGCGAGCCTTTCTTCGTTAATCCGAATGCCGGGGTATCCTGCGCCGATGCGGTTGTCAAGGAAAAGGAGACCCAGCCGCCCAAGCATTACACGGAGGGCACGCTGCTGAAAGCGATGGAAAGCGCGGGCAAGCAAATTGAAGATGAAGAGCTGCGCGAGGCGATGAAAGATTCGGGCCTCGGCACGCCGGCTACGCGCGCGGCGACGATCGAGCGGCTAAAGCGGGTCGGTTATATCGAAATGCAGGGTAAAAAGATCATGATCACGCAAAAAGGCCGCACTGTCGTCGAGCTGATCCGCGGCGCAGGCATCGAGCTGCTTACTTCGCCGGAGATGACCGGGCAGTGGGAACGCCGCTTGAACGAAATTTCGCGTGGAGCTGCGTCAGACAACCAGTTTATGGAAAACGTGAAAAAGTTCGCGACGATGATCGTCGATAAGGTGCGGGTCCAATCTCGCGCGGCGAAAACGTCGTTTGAGAGCGAAACTCCTGCCAGGTCGGGCGGTTCGAAAGGGCGGGGCAGAGGGGGACGCCAGGAGGCTGATGCAGGGGAACTCCAAAGTAAAGCAGCCGGTTCGCGTCGAAGTGCCGGTCGGGCTGCAGCCGCTTCAGGAGAAGGCGCAGGGAATGCCTCTTCGGCCAGCGCTGCCGGCGAACCCGGCTCCGCCCGAAACCGTTCCCTCGCTGTAAGCTCAGCGGATGCCGCCCGCCGGGAAACGGCAGCCGCCTCCGTCTCCGCCGCGCCGGGCGTAATCGGCAAATGTCCGCGTTCCGGCTGCGGCGGCACGATTTTCATGGGCCGCAAAGGGTACGGCTGCTCGCATTACAAGGAAGGCTGCAAATTCGTCATATGGAAAGAAAGCTACGGACGGAGTTTGACGGATGCCCAAGTGAAGGCGCTGATCGAAAAAGGCAAGACCGCCAAGCTGAAGCTGACTCTCCCGGGAGGGTCAGCTGCGGAAGCGAGGCTGGTCGTCAAAAATACGGAAACCGGTGAGCTTGCCGTCGAAATGTAGCGAGTCCAAGCGACAAGACGGAGCTACCTCACATACCGCAGCACCGCGAAAAAGTGCGCGGCGCTGCCCGCCGCGACGAAGAGGTGCCAGATCGCGTGATGATACGGGATTTTGCGCCATATGTAAAAGATAACGCCGAACATATACAGCAGCACGCCGCCGAGCAGTAGCCCGAAGCCCGCCGGCGGGAGCCGGTCATGCAGCGGCGGGACGGCAAAGACGGCGGTCCAGCAAACGGCTGCGTAATACAGCACCGAGCCGCTGATGCCGCTGCGGTACGTCCGCACCTTGACGGCGATGCCGGCGAGCGACAGCGACCATACCAACGCCAGCAGCGCCATGCTGCGCCGATCGTGCAGCGTGATGAGCAAAAACGGCGTCTGCGTTGCAGCTATCAACAGATAGATGGCGGCATGGTCGAGCAGCTCCAGTATGTTTTTTTGGTAGCGGTGCAGCAATGTCGACGAACTATAGACAAGAACAAGCGACGCTCCAAATACGCCGAAGCTGACCATGTGGCGGAAAGATCCGATCCGCAAGCCCTGTTGAAGCAGCATCGCCAGCGCGACGACGCTTAGCAGGGCCGCCGCGCCGTGGGTCCAAATGTTGGCGCATTCTTCCTTCGACAAATGAGTCTTTTCCATAAGCTGCATCTCCTGGGCCACTGGAAGTATGTCCCTTATTGTGCCCAAGATCGCAAAAAAGCTGAGCCCAAAAATTCCCTCGACCGGACGCCGCCATCGTACGGCTCTTTGCACGTCTCCAATAAAGAGACGTAAGCAGGAATTAGGGTTCAGCTTTTTTATTCGTTCCATGCGGGTACCGTCACAAAGGCTCCTGACGGCACCTCGTTCACTTTGCCGTCCTTCACCAGCCACAGCGACGGCGTATCCTTCACGCCTCGCACATACAAGCGAAAGCCGCCGGCGGGAAAATCGTCCGAATGCAGCACCGCCCGGTTGCCGTCTACTTCAGCTACTCCTATCGCGCATGATAACCGCCGGCCATCGGCACTCGCCTCATAATTGCGCTCATCCGAAGCCGATTCCGGATCGATCCGTTTGCTGAACGATAGCTGCACCGCTTGCCGGTCTGTGCGAACCGCTTTAAGCGGGACGGGTTTTTCGTCGTACATATATTTGCCCAAGTGGTACTCGTAAGCGGTCCATGTCGCATAACCGCAAGACTGCGCAGCGGCGGCAAACTTATCCACCCATTCAAGGCTGCGCCGGATTTTGCGGATTGAACCGATATCCGCCTGCACGCCGAGCGGAATGTCCCGGTGCACAGCGCGGATTTGCTCGGCGAACGGCTGGTACGCCTTGATGTAATCCGGCTTCAGCCAGCCTCTCATCCAATCCGGCCAATGCGTCTGAATAAAATGCACATCCGGCTTCACCCGCGTAATCATCGCGGCTGCGTCGACGCCTTGATATTCGCGGACGAGTTCCACCGGATCACCGCTTGCCTGTACGGCAATCGACCATGTCGCGATGCGGATGTCCGGCCGCACGTCCCGAACGCCTCCGAAGCCGTTGACCAGCTCGTGCAAAAAACGGTTGACCGCATCGACCCGAAACTGCACCCACCAGCGATAACGTTCTTTGTTATTCAAATAGTAGATGGGGGAAGTGACATGCCTGAAATCGGGCATATCGACTCCGTATTCGGTTTTGAACGCAAGTCTTGCCAGCGGCCCTACATCGCCGTATACTCCGCTGGACAAGCCGTTCCATTCGGGAAAATACGGCTCGGCAATCTCGAGGCCGTCGAACGGATAGCGCCGAACGAGCCCGGCGAGCACTTCCTTTTTCCATTTCACATATTTATAGCTGAACGGAGAAAACCGCCAAAATCCGTCCTTGACCGGCTTCAGCAGCGTCATTTGCCAATCGGGCCACTCCTTGGGCAGATGGTCCGTCGTATACGTCCCGTTGCCCAGCGTCATCGCCCACACCTTGATTCCTCTGCGGCGGAACGCTTCGACAAGTCGGCCGTTCACTTGATATTCATTCGTAACAAAATAACGGACGACGCCGTATCCTGCCAGCTCGATTTCATCGGCGATGCTGTCTTCCGTACGGTTCAAGTAATATGAAAACGTCGGGTCGATCTGGATCGAAGGGCCAAGATGCTCTTTCACAGCGATCCCCCTTTGCCATAGTGATCATGTCTATCTTTAAGTATTATACGCGTTCGCCTCGCAAATAGGTCCAGGCGGAAACGATATACACATGAAGCGGAAGTGTCTTTTTATCAAAATGACACGAAGTTTGACATCGGATGCGCGCGAAGAGTACAATTACCGAAAACGGAGGAAGCGAGATTTAGAGAGGGAGGAAGAGAACATGCTACCTACGGTGCCCGTTCATATTTTGGCCGGATTTCTCGGCAGCGGCAAAACGACGCTGCTTACGCAGGCGCTCGATTATTACAAGCAGCTCGGGAAAAAACCTGCCGTGCTGATGAACGAAATCGGCGACGT
The window above is part of the Paenibacillus hamazuiensis genome. Proteins encoded here:
- a CDS encoding BtrH N-terminal domain-containing protein, which gives rise to MTPVGMQALQIEPGVHCLFSGLRHVLVHQLPEAAETADEADIYFQTGGLNVEYERGAFRIWLASREQILRRFAELYGMQPHISLHVESGADAIEPLRDTLAAGRLAVLFLRTSVIEYHEAFRDASARQHIVLLHGLDEVRQAAFIADTAFYDNAGSVQTFSGAIPLPLLREGLTGCASFEAAPGREPLPEPRRVQEALARMDAFVRGRELPGGRWQGMSAYRALMDNLANLSDLEDRIFTDMCKHAYYGLRIGGVVHQLEYFSRFLARHRHRFERMDELAAALEELRKDWRPALMQLYKIGLSVQRQKLASLQERCISLLDRHERFVRELLDAARTMRTRESALL
- a CDS encoding N-acyl-D-glucosamine 2-epimerase, translated to MKEHLGPSIQIDPTFSYYLNRTEDSIADEIELAGYGVVRYFVTNEYQVNGRLVEAFRRRGIKVWAMTLGNGTYTTDHLPKEWPDWQMTLLKPVKDGFWRFSPFSYKYVKWKKEVLAGLVRRYPFDGLEIAEPYFPEWNGLSSGVYGDVGPLARLAFKTEYGVDMPDFRHVTSPIYYLNNKERYRWWVQFRVDAVNRFLHELVNGFGGVRDVRPDIRIATWSIAVQASGDPVELVREYQGVDAAAMITRVKPDVHFIQTHWPDWMRGWLKPDYIKAYQPFAEQIRAVHRDIPLGVQADIGSIRKIRRSLEWVDKFAAAAQSCGYATWTAYEYHLGKYMYDEKPVPLKAVRTDRQAVQLSFSKRIDPESASDERNYEASADGRRLSCAIGVAEVDGNRAVLHSDDFPAGGFRLYVRGVKDTPSLWLVKDGKVNEVPSGAFVTVPAWNE
- the thyX gene encoding FAD-dependent thymidylate synthase, producing the protein MSIIKVLDRGYVRLVDHMGSDLTVVNAARVSYAKQSLELSERDVKLIKFLAREGHTSPFRHAMTQFEVYAPLMVARQWWKYVVGSAHYEGTGDSLEAWNESSRRYITEEPAFYIPKAGELRAQPENSKQGSGDAIAWELGEKHTRELMAYVEEGISKYEAALADGICAEQARLFLPAYGMYVRWYWTASLQSVAHFLAQRLEHDAQKETQEYAKAILESVRPIFPVSLEQLLSD
- the trhA gene encoding PAQR family membrane homeostasis protein TrhA, producing MEKTHLSKEECANIWTHGAAALLSVVALAMLLQQGLRIGSFRHMVSFGVFGASLVLVYSSSTLLHRYQKNILELLDHAAIYLLIAATQTPFLLITLHDRRSMALLALVWSLSLAGIAVKVRTYRSGISGSVLYYAAVCWTAVFAVPPLHDRLPPAGFGLLLGGVLLYMFGVIFYIWRKIPYHHAIWHLFVAAGSAAHFFAVLRYVR
- a CDS encoding DUF1697 domain-containing protein; translated protein: MVYAALLRGINVGGNNKVDMKILKQSFERAGMKNVVTYINSGNIIFTNTEHSKNDIAHILEEAILETFGLQIKVLVLSLEDMKKVMSSLPDQWTNDDKMRSDVLFLWEDINDESVLEKLTFKPEIETVKYAPGAILWAIDKINVTKGSMTKLVGTKLYQQMTIRNVNTARKIYELMLTAEKHLI
- a CDS encoding type IA DNA topoisomerase; this encodes MKTLIIAEKPDMGRNIAAAIDPKAKNHRSYLEGEKYIITWAIGHLIELAEPDAYDEKYKKWNIADLPIIPDQFKLVPNPKTKDQLKVIAELAKRSDMLVNACDAGREGQHIFSLIQRHQKLKHPVKRLWISDLTPETIRKGFAELRDGAEFENLTKAARARSEADWLIGMNGSRAFTTKHNVLISVGRVQTPVLALIYDRQKQIEAFSSLKFYELEGHFLQQGDVSYKGMWQGERITDPAKAQALAAKVKGKPGRIASYEVKDTKEYPNKLYDLTLLQREANGRYAFSAKKTLDIAQSLYEKHKVISYPRTNSNYVTEQNIPEMHKALSALQGTAYDELVKGANRSLVHTGNKFICNPAKVEDHHAILPTNRKASGLNPDEQKLYDLIVRRFLSQFYPAAEYKVHTVLTEVEGETFKTTVKELLSLGWKVIYADMKKEKPKSKGKEKEEEENEEIEVSEPFFVNPNAGVSCADAVVKEKETQPPKHYTEGTLLKAMESAGKQIEDEELREAMKDSGLGTPATRAATIERLKRVGYIEMQGKKIMITQKGRTVVELIRGAGIELLTSPEMTGQWERRLNEISRGAASDNQFMENVKKFATMIVDKVRVQSRAAKTSFESETPARSGGSKGRGRGGRQEADAGELQSKAAGSRRSAGRAAAASGEGAGNASSASAAGEPGSARNRSLAVSSADAARRETAAASVSAAPGVIGKCPRSGCGGTIFMGRKGYGCSHYKEGCKFVIWKESYGRSLTDAQVKALIEKGKTAKLKLTLPGGSAAEARLVVKNTETGELAVEM
- a CDS encoding DinB family protein, which produces MEARPQTNEYAPIFGMYVNAVPEGNIVHILRSNLDELVSLLEPLNEKQAEFRYAEGKWSIKEVLGHITDNERVWTYRLLRIARGDNLTFPGYEQEQFVREAQFDRISLRDLLDEFIYTRRSAALLLQGLPEEVWLKEGQLYHNKLTARAAACVIAGHEIHHRNILKERYLSQLSV